The following are encoded together in the Arcobacter aquimarinus genome:
- a CDS encoding HNH endonuclease, translated as MKYLNDYITKYNWINKARKTTKSNLPDFLLIKKSLINRYFDYEGLIQSYRTPLANTTFSSSTDLLKNFYEKPPTLLSSKLKERRNNDLEECPYCGKPSTPNTLDHFIPKTQWPDFSIYPNNLVPQCRSCAPIKGEDYYCNQSNQAIFIHPFYFDYLSKVRFKVIIDFNTSLNKVNTYSVEIIHPKGFKNLDRVRLHFENLNVQNRIIAYCIKEFRRWETRLSQYKFDIEELFSISLGSINPKDIGKNWETAFFQAVLDNKDCIDYFNNINTNTTIVDDDEETTSSF; from the coding sequence TTGAAATATTTGAATGACTATATAACCAAATATAATTGGATTAATAAAGCTAGAAAAACTACTAAAAGCAATTTACCTGATTTTCTATTAATAAAAAAAAGTTTGATAAATAGATACTTTGACTATGAGGGATTAATTCAATCATATAGAACACCTTTAGCTAATACTACTTTTTCATCAAGTACAGATTTACTAAAAAACTTTTATGAAAAACCTCCTACGTTATTATCTTCAAAATTAAAAGAAAGAAGAAATAATGATTTAGAGGAATGTCCTTATTGTGGCAAACCTAGCACTCCTAATACATTAGATCATTTTATACCAAAAACACAATGGCCTGATTTTTCAATATACCCTAATAATCTTGTTCCACAATGTCGAAGTTGTGCTCCTATAAAAGGTGAAGATTATTATTGTAATCAAAGTAATCAAGCAATATTTATACATCCTTTCTACTTTGATTATTTATCTAAGGTTAGATTTAAAGTCATAATTGATTTTAATACATCTTTAAATAAAGTTAATACCTATAGTGTTGAAATAATCCATCCTAAAGGTTTCAAAAATTTAGATAGGGTAAGGTTACATTTTGAGAATCTAAATGTTCAAAATAGGATAATTGCATATTGTATAAAAGAATTTAGAAGGTGGGAAACTAGACTATCTCAATACAAATTTGATATTGAAGAGTTATTTTCAATATCATTAGGATCTATTAATCCAAAAGATATAGGTAAAAACTGGGAAACAGCTTTTTTTCAAGCGGTATTAGATAATAAAGATTGTATTGACTATTTCAATAATATAAATACAAATACAACTATAGTTGACGATGATGAAGAAACCACTTCCTCTTTTTAG
- a CDS encoding AAA family ATPase: MKIYFCSDKIDVFDDNSIYLFQDHIYDRHSKPWDDYGYTIMFQAYIKKNDELKNLGFLRILTKEYTDTSKYFLEKAQKLNDEIYDISNILKPENTISIGFTIDYYHKLNKLFAKQSRDVLKSICDASYNYNKYQIYSKWNGFNVALMRGKSSDSLLVKGYKTALGEYSIPDEFNINLTSLNNIEDTDFYFNNVNELSKININVLVGNNGVGKTTILQEIIDIVSGVKDIKEKWPYFNKLITVAFSPFEKFYTKEQLIKELDNKNIEDQNIQIKNEKEKTRKRKRKLKTEYAYIGFRNEDNVFDLNFPKSNIILSIIKIFEYDLENSWWQEKNRLKILFDTLSLSITFDAIKFKKKNGDYLLLSKNNVTDFQKEEIDLKEEIKFCILKENKDEEITLSSGQMIYSYMLPAIISELEDESLIIIDEPELYLHPTIEVGLISMLNYLLDVTSSYAIVATHSSIIVREVNRRGIKVLRRSADKYTEVNNPSVETYGESIDIITGEIFDDFYTDKPYQKKITNYISKDFDKNIEKIKSEIGDDALAFAFSKKSTNKSLVFKEDV; encoded by the coding sequence ATGAAAATATATTTTTGTAGTGATAAAATTGATGTTTTTGATGATAATTCTATTTATTTATTTCAGGACCATATATATGACAGACATTCAAAACCATGGGATGATTATGGTTATACTATAATGTTTCAAGCATATATAAAAAAGAATGATGAATTAAAAAATTTAGGCTTTTTAAGAATATTAACAAAAGAATATACTGATACTTCTAAGTATTTTTTAGAAAAAGCACAAAAACTAAACGATGAAATATATGATATCTCAAATATATTAAAACCTGAAAACACAATATCAATTGGTTTTACAATAGATTATTATCATAAGCTGAATAAACTATTTGCCAAACAATCAAGAGATGTTTTGAAGTCAATATGCGACGCTAGTTATAATTACAATAAATACCAAATTTATTCAAAATGGAATGGATTTAATGTCGCACTTATGAGAGGAAAATCTTCTGATTCATTATTGGTTAAAGGATATAAAACAGCACTTGGAGAATATAGCATACCAGATGAATTCAATATAAACTTAACATCTCTAAATAATATTGAAGATACTGATTTCTATTTTAATAATGTTAACGAATTAAGTAAAATAAATATAAATGTACTTGTTGGAAATAATGGTGTAGGAAAGACAACTATATTACAAGAAATAATTGATATTGTTTCAGGTGTTAAAGATATTAAAGAAAAATGGCCATACTTCAATAAGCTAATTACTGTTGCTTTTTCGCCTTTTGAAAAATTTTATACAAAAGAACAATTGATAAAAGAATTAGATAATAAAAACATAGAAGATCAGAACATTCAAATAAAAAATGAAAAAGAAAAAACTAGAAAAAGAAAAAGAAAATTAAAAACGGAATATGCTTATATTGGATTCAGAAATGAAGACAATGTTTTTGATTTGAATTTTCCTAAAAGTAATATAATTTTATCAATAATTAAAATATTTGAATATGATCTTGAAAATAGTTGGTGGCAAGAAAAAAATAGATTGAAAATTCTTTTTGATACGTTATCACTATCGATTACTTTTGATGCTATTAAATTTAAAAAGAAAAATGGTGATTATTTATTATTATCGAAGAATAATGTAACAGATTTCCAAAAAGAAGAAATTGATCTTAAAGAAGAAATTAAATTTTGTATACTAAAAGAAAATAAAGATGAGGAAATTACACTAAGTTCAGGACAAATGATTTATTCGTACATGTTACCTGCTATTATTTCTGAATTAGAAGATGAAAGTTTAATTATTATTGATGAACCGGAACTTTATCTTCATCCAACAATTGAGGTTGGATTAATTAGTATGCTTAATTATCTTTTAGATGTAACTTCGTCTTATGCAATTGTTGCTACACATTCTTCAATAATTGTTAGAGAAGTCAACAGAAGAGGAATAAAAGTATTAAGAAGAAGTGCAGATAAGTATACTGAAGTAAATAATCCATCTGTTGAAACATATGGAGAATCAATTGATATTATTACAGGTGAAATCTTTGATGACTTCTATACTGATAAACCTTATCAAAAAAAAATTACTAACTATATTTCAAAAGATTTTGACAAAAACATTGAAAAAATAAAAAGTGAAATAGGTGATGATGCATTAGCATTTGCTTTTTCTAAAAAATCAACTAATAAAAGCTTAGTTTTTAAGGAAGATGTTTGA
- the rd gene encoding rubredoxin, whose amino-acid sequence MQKYICTACDYIYDPAVGDPDSGIEAGTAFEDLPQDWSCPDCGVGKEDFEPYEE is encoded by the coding sequence ATGCAAAAATATATTTGTACAGCTTGTGACTACATATATGATCCAGCTGTTGGTGATCCAGATAGTGGAATTGAAGCAGGAACTGCGTTTGAAGATTTACCCCAAGATTGGTCTTGTCCAGATTGTGGAGTAGGGAAAGAAGATTTTGAGCCATATGAAGAATAG
- a CDS encoding DMP19 family protein has product MSVTPSKKLIDKLLCMEVDDNDFHQATLDIMYDKWQNNHKKYSYKEILDWFEETYDSFAKFAVLIGKYNQQVCNGGHIQYFNNGYANGNGGCFNEHSSSIPLHKELIQLFKQTELKDEISLKALEILTKFEIEQEDDEILNCEYLQVLDKKYYEINEQFMDLINEYIKEKILGENR; this is encoded by the coding sequence ATGAGTGTAACACCAAGTAAAAAATTAATAGATAAATTACTTTGTATGGAAGTAGATGATAATGATTTCCACCAAGCAACATTAGACATAATGTATGACAAGTGGCAAAATAATCATAAAAAATATTCATATAAAGAGATATTAGATTGGTTTGAAGAAACTTATGATTCATTTGCAAAATTTGCAGTATTGATTGGAAAATACAATCAGCAAGTTTGCAATGGAGGACATATCCAATACTTTAATAATGGATATGCAAACGGAAATGGAGGGTGTTTTAATGAACACTCTTCCTCAATCCCATTACATAAAGAGTTGATACAACTTTTTAAACAAACAGAACTAAAAGATGAAATATCACTAAAAGCATTAGAGATATTAACAAAATTTGAAATAGAACAAGAAGATGATGAGATTTTAAATTGTGAATACCTACAGGTATTAGATAAAAAATATTATGAAATAAATGAACAATTTATGGATTTGATAAATGAGTATATAAAAGAAAAAATTTTAGGAGAAAATAGATGA
- a CDS encoding type II toxin-antitoxin system YafQ family toxin has protein sequence MLDLSVHKIFTKDLKKAQLNPTNSAKLFLYISMLLNNEELPSEARDHYLTGEWKDTKEFHISGDLLVIYMINDNILQLLRIGTHSQLFK, from the coding sequence GTGCTTGATTTATCTGTTCATAAAATTTTTACAAAAGATTTAAAAAAAGCTCAACTAAATCCAACAAATAGTGCGAAACTGTTTTTGTATATTTCAATGTTATTAAATAATGAAGAATTACCAAGTGAAGCAAGAGACCATTATTTAACAGGTGAATGGAAAGATACAAAAGAGTTTCATATAAGTGGTGATTTACTTGTAATTTATATGATAAATGACAATATATTACAACTTCTTAGAATTGGAACACATTCTCAACTTTTTAAATAA
- a CDS encoding DUF2958 domain-containing protein — protein MVLLPKEIEEKLPPLYATENIATKNKIVKIKFFTPDSNWSWYVVEYDKEEKIFFGYVKGHYPEWGYFCLAELENATGPLGLHIERDIHFKEQPFGKIKELQ, from the coding sequence ATGGTATTACTACCTAAAGAAATTGAAGAAAAGTTACCACCACTATACGCAACAGAGAATATAGCTACAAAAAACAAGATTGTGAAAATTAAATTTTTCACCCCAGATAGTAATTGGAGTTGGTATGTTGTGGAATACGATAAAGAAGAAAAAATATTCTTTGGTTATGTGAAAGGACATTACCCTGAATGGGGATACTTCTGCCTAGCAGAGCTAGAAAATGCAACGGGTCCATTAGGACTACATATAGAAAGAGATATACACTTTAAAGAACAACCTTTTGGAAAAATAAAGGAATTACAATGA
- a CDS encoding tyrosine-type recombinase/integrase has protein sequence MPKSVTPLNDALLKNLKPQTKDYIKTDGNGLRILVKTSGTKLWEFEYTSPTLKKRRKTSFGNYPQTTLVMARNKRDENIKLIRSGIDPLEQKQIEHDTIKKQNEIKNNTFQKVALEWHDNYSTEVSLNYHYKLLRALELYIFPFIKNKPISEITRKDIITILQELKNKSLVETANRTLMILNKIYMYAVTLEYAPHNIIADIDKKVLLGKIEKVHYPTFTKIQDIKGLLLSIDEYQGEISTQFAIKLLPYVFVRSFNIRNMTWDEIDFQKKEWIIPANKMKTNKEFILPLPLQAIRILKNLKKRQTNDSKYVFVGIRSVNAPISDNTLISALRRMGYTKDQIVPHSFRSIFSTIAYENMPIHGFSSEVIEALLAHQETNKVKEAYNRATYKEQMKNLIQWYANWLDNIKK, from the coding sequence ATGCCTAAATCTGTAACTCCACTCAATGATGCTTTATTAAAAAACTTAAAACCACAAACTAAAGATTATATTAAAACAGATGGAAATGGTTTAAGAATATTAGTAAAAACAAGTGGTACAAAATTATGGGAATTTGAATATACAAGCCCTACTTTAAAAAAAAGAAGAAAAACTTCTTTTGGTAATTACCCTCAAACAACATTAGTCATGGCAAGAAATAAAAGAGATGAAAATATAAAACTTATTAGAAGTGGAATAGATCCATTGGAACAAAAACAAATTGAACATGATACTATCAAAAAACAAAATGAAATTAAAAATAATACATTTCAAAAAGTAGCATTAGAATGGCACGATAATTATTCTACTGAGGTATCATTAAATTATCATTATAAGTTATTAAGAGCGTTAGAATTATATATATTCCCTTTTATAAAAAATAAACCAATTTCTGAAATAACAAGAAAAGATATCATAACTATTTTGCAGGAATTAAAAAATAAATCTTTAGTCGAAACAGCAAATAGAACACTTATGATTTTAAATAAAATATATATGTATGCTGTAACTTTAGAATATGCACCTCATAATATAATTGCTGATATTGATAAAAAAGTATTATTAGGGAAAATAGAAAAAGTACACTACCCTACTTTTACAAAAATTCAAGATATAAAAGGATTATTACTAAGTATTGATGAATATCAAGGAGAAATTTCTACTCAATTTGCAATAAAATTATTACCATATGTTTTTGTTAGAAGTTTTAATATAAGAAATATGACTTGGGATGAAATTGATTTCCAAAAAAAAGAATGGATAATACCAGCTAATAAAATGAAAACTAATAAAGAATTCATATTGCCTTTACCACTACAAGCAATAAGAATTTTAAAAAATTTAAAAAAACGACAAACAAATGACAGTAAATATGTATTTGTCGGGATAAGAAGTGTTAATGCACCAATAAGTGATAACACATTAATATCCGCTCTAAGAAGAATGGGCTATACAAAAGATCAAATTGTTCCACATAGTTTTCGAAGTATCTTTTCAACAATTGCTTACGAAAATATGCCTATTCATGGATTTAGTAGCGAAGTTATAGAAGCCTTATTAGCGCATCAAGAAACAAATAAAGTAAAGGAAGCTTATAACAGAGCTACTTATAAAGAACAAATGAAAAATTTAATTCAATGGTATGCAAACTGGTTGGACAATATAAAAAAATAA
- a CDS encoding YaeQ family protein, whose product MSTRATIHKALLNIANMDTHYYNEHNLTIALHPSETHERLMARVVAFILNASDNLAFCKGIDEDDQPDLWEKDYDGTIKLWIDLGQVDEKRIKKACISSEQVIIYTYQQNMATPWFKKVEGNLHKFKNLSIIHLNMEEEIEKLADRSINLQCNISDEELTLISSNETMIIHQEKWK is encoded by the coding sequence ATGTCTACAAGAGCAACCATTCATAAGGCTTTATTAAATATTGCAAATATGGATACTCATTATTACAATGAACATAATTTAACAATAGCACTTCATCCTTCTGAAACTCATGAGAGATTAATGGCAAGAGTTGTTGCATTTATCTTAAACGCAAGTGATAATTTGGCTTTTTGTAAAGGTATAGATGAAGATGACCAGCCAGATTTATGGGAAAAAGATTATGATGGAACTATAAAATTATGGATTGACTTAGGACAAGTTGATGAAAAACGTATAAAAAAAGCTTGTATCTCATCAGAACAAGTGATAATTTATACTTATCAACAAAATATGGCTACACCTTGGTTCAAAAAAGTAGAAGGTAATTTACATAAATTCAAGAATTTATCAATTATTCATCTAAATATGGAAGAAGAAATTGAAAAATTAGCTGATAGAAGTATAAATTTACAATGTAATATAAGTGATGAAGAACTAACACTTATAAGTTCAAACGAAACTATGATTATCCATCAAGAAAAGTGGAAATAA
- a CDS encoding saccharopine dehydrogenase family protein, translated as MSKKGILIIGAGGVSRVATVKCAMNIDTFEHITLASRTVSKCESIAADILKNQGVKIDVASVDADSVDELVKLIEKVNPKLVLNVALPYQDLTIMDACTKCKVDYVDTANYEHPDEAKFEYKLQWERDGQFKEAGIMALLGSGFDPGVTGVFCAYAQQNLFDEIHYIDIMDCNAGDHGYKFATNFNPEINLREVSANGRYWENGQWIETTPLEIRVDHDYPEVGVKPSYLLYHEELESLSKNIKGLKRIRFFMTFGDAYIQHMNCLQNVGMLGIEPVEHKGMMITPIEFLTTLLPDPASLGPRTVGKTNIGCIIEGIKDGKPRKVYIYNVCDHQECYKETGAQAVSYTTGVPAMIGSKLLYKGIWKNTGVFNIEEFDAKPFMDELMTQGLPWKILEL; from the coding sequence ATGAGTAAAAAAGGTATTTTAATTATTGGGGCAGGTGGTGTTAGTAGAGTAGCCACTGTTAAATGTGCAATGAATATTGACACATTTGAACATATTACATTAGCTTCTAGAACAGTTTCAAAGTGTGAATCTATTGCTGCTGATATTTTAAAAAATCAAGGTGTAAAAATTGACGTAGCTAGTGTTGATGCTGATAGTGTTGATGAATTAGTAAAACTTATTGAAAAAGTTAATCCAAAATTAGTATTAAATGTAGCATTACCATATCAAGATTTAACAATTATGGATGCTTGTACAAAATGTAAAGTTGATTATGTAGATACTGCAAATTATGAACATCCAGATGAAGCAAAATTTGAATATAAACTTCAATGGGAAAGAGATGGACAGTTTAAAGAAGCTGGAATTATGGCACTTTTAGGTTCAGGTTTTGACCCAGGTGTTACAGGAGTATTTTGTGCATATGCTCAACAAAATCTTTTTGATGAAATTCACTATATAGATATTATGGATTGTAATGCAGGTGACCATGGTTATAAATTTGCTACAAATTTTAATCCAGAAATTAATTTAAGAGAAGTATCTGCAAATGGTAGATATTGGGAAAATGGTCAATGGATTGAAACAACTCCTTTAGAAATTAGAGTTGACCATGATTATCCAGAAGTTGGTGTAAAACCATCTTATTTACTATATCATGAAGAGTTAGAATCTTTATCAAAAAATATTAAAGGTTTAAAAAGAATTAGATTCTTTATGACATTTGGTGATGCTTATATTCAACATATGAATTGTTTACAAAATGTTGGAATGTTAGGTATTGAACCAGTTGAACATAAAGGTATGATGATTACTCCAATTGAATTTTTAACTACATTATTACCAGATCCTGCAAGCCTAGGACCTAGAACTGTAGGTAAAACAAATATTGGTTGTATCATTGAAGGTATTAAAGATGGAAAACCAAGAAAAGTTTATATCTATAACGTTTGTGACCACCAAGAGTGTTATAAAGAAACAGGAGCACAAGCTGTAAGTTATACTACAGGAGTTCCTGCAATGATTGGTTCTAAATTACTTTATAAAGGTATTTGGAAAAATACAGGAGTATTTAACATTGAAGAGTTTGATGCAAAACCATTTATGGATGAGTTAATGACTCAAGGTCTTCCTTGGAAAATATTAGAGTTATAA
- a CDS encoding L,D-transpeptidase — translation MIKKVLVFSTLFYSFLFADSLEDKYFKEFSAVGTKILDRYTPKFSTFKKVNNLLSETGAYKTLIIEVDSSKNMMYVKGKNDKGTKKLKTYKVSTAKKNIKKPLGVGQITSIALNPLWYPTADTIQSFKKRGIDLPKVVPAGHKLNYMGSAKINLTHKVDGKDTFRIHGTIDEKTIGSYESSGCIRMKNSEVIQLVYLLNEFIDFRSMNDIKVVLK, via the coding sequence GTGATTAAAAAAGTTTTAGTTTTTTCGACTCTTTTTTATTCATTTTTATTTGCTGATTCTTTAGAAGATAAATATTTTAAAGAGTTTAGTGCAGTTGGTACAAAAATATTGGATAGATATACTCCTAAATTTAGCACTTTTAAAAAAGTGAATAATCTTTTATCAGAAACAGGCGCTTACAAAACACTCATTATTGAAGTTGATTCTTCAAAAAATATGATGTATGTAAAAGGAAAAAATGATAAGGGTACAAAAAAATTAAAAACTTATAAGGTTTCGACAGCAAAAAAAAATATAAAAAAACCTTTAGGAGTAGGGCAGATTACTTCTATTGCTTTAAATCCTCTTTGGTATCCAACTGCTGATACAATACAGAGTTTTAAAAAAAGAGGAATAGATTTACCAAAAGTAGTACCAGCAGGTCATAAGTTGAATTATATGGGTTCTGCAAAAATAAACTTAACCCACAAAGTTGATGGAAAAGATACTTTTAGAATTCATGGAACAATAGATGAAAAAACAATAGGTTCTTATGAATCAAGTGGTTGTATAAGAATGAAAAATAGTGAAGTTATACAGCTTGTTTATTTGTTAAATGAGTTTATAGATTTTAGAAGTATGAATGATATAAAAGTTGTATTAAAATAA
- a CDS encoding immunoglobulin-like domain-containing protein produces the protein MKTIKEVTNNTAILRFVEHNNKKFKLTYDNRNGTPLGFDYRFQAEILKDDVWKTIAGKNDIEFKEISYVSDKTRLLEDSKRFFSKMQEHISLMY, from the coding sequence ATGAAAACAATAAAAGAAGTTACTAATAATACAGCCATTTTAAGGTTTGTTGAACACAATAACAAAAAGTTCAAACTAACTTACGATAATAGAAATGGCACACCATTAGGCTTTGACTATAGATTCCAAGCCGAAATCTTAAAAGATGATGTTTGGAAAACAATAGCAGGGAAAAATGATATTGAATTTAAAGAAATATCATATGTAAGTGATAAAACTAGATTACTTGAAGATTCAAAAAGATTCTTTAGTAAGATGCAAGAACATATATCACTTATGTATTAA
- a CDS encoding Fic/DOC family protein, whose product MKYYPPSNHIYYENSDVPINKLEIKELEIITEIEKELLVRAYEKLHNELNENVQFDERYLSKVHETIFAPLYTWAGKYRTVNISKDESMFCPYLNLETFSKEIFRKLKNDNFLKDYENISKKSEFIDKISFYICELNVLHPFNEGNGRTLRLFFDMIVTYNGYEYINYEEALENNEYINASIDCMIANCEKIKNIIIRGLQKSTL is encoded by the coding sequence ATGAAGTATTATCCACCTTCAAATCACATTTACTATGAAAATAGTGATGTTCCTATAAATAAACTAGAAATCAAAGAACTTGAAATAATAACTGAAATTGAAAAAGAGTTATTAGTTAGAGCTTACGAAAAACTTCATAATGAACTAAACGAAAATGTTCAATTCGATGAAAGATATTTATCTAAAGTTCATGAAACAATTTTTGCACCTCTATATACTTGGGCAGGAAAATATAGAACTGTAAATATTTCAAAAGATGAAAGTATGTTTTGTCCATATTTAAATTTAGAAACTTTTTCAAAAGAGATATTTAGAAAATTAAAAAATGACAATTTCCTAAAAGACTATGAAAATATTTCTAAAAAATCTGAATTTATAGATAAGATATCTTTTTATATTTGTGAACTGAATGTTCTACATCCTTTCAATGAAGGAAATGGAAGAACTTTGAGATTATTTTTTGATATGATAGTTACATATAATGGTTATGAATATATTAACTATGAAGAAGCACTAGAAAATAATGAATACATAAATGCATCAATCGATTGTATGATTGCTAATTGCGAAAAAATTAAAAATATCATAATAAGAGGTTTGCAAAAATCTACTCTCTAA
- a CDS encoding type II toxin-antitoxin system RelB/DinJ family antitoxin yields MTATTNKVRTNVYLDATTKEKAQEIFKQYGLGLSEAFNIFLTQSVLERGIPFEIKIPNDETLEAIKDARANKNMTKVSLEDLKKDLGA; encoded by the coding sequence ATGACTGCAACAACTAATAAAGTTAGAACAAATGTTTACCTTGATGCAACTACAAAAGAGAAAGCTCAAGAGATATTTAAACAATATGGTTTAGGGTTAAGTGAAGCTTTTAATATATTTTTAACTCAAAGTGTTTTGGAAAGAGGAATACCATTTGAAATTAAAATTCCAAATGATGAAACTCTTGAAGCTATTAAAGATGCAAGAGCAAATAAAAATATGACAAAAGTTAGTTTAGAGGATTTAAAAAAGGATTTAGGTGCTTGA
- a CDS encoding tyrosine-type recombinase/integrase, protein MKKKKFTKIRENITEIEYQKLLTYLNGKEDLTTNTKNNLRRTFILLYFTGMRVNEIKQLKVKDINTIFEKEELIIVTHKTRKERKLFFSKEAIKQIKKHFVFNDDSKDEDFIITTKGNPLKTPSSSTFIAKVNSFIQEVLGHRYSSHSFRAGIITDMSKSINPKFIKEFIGHSDIKTTMRYIRPTDEDLKKCLIR, encoded by the coding sequence ATGAAAAAGAAAAAATTCACTAAAATTAGAGAAAATATTACAGAAATTGAGTACCAAAAACTCTTAACATACTTAAATGGAAAAGAAGATTTAACTACTAACACTAAAAACAATCTGAGAAGAACTTTTATTCTACTATATTTTACAGGTATGAGAGTTAATGAAATAAAACAGTTAAAAGTTAAAGATATAAATACAATTTTTGAAAAAGAAGAACTAATTATAGTTACTCATAAAACCAGAAAAGAAAGAAAACTATTTTTTTCAAAAGAAGCTATTAAACAAATTAAAAAACATTTTGTATTTAATGATGATTCAAAAGATGAAGATTTTATAATTACAACAAAAGGTAATCCTTTAAAAACTCCAAGTAGTTCAACATTCATTGCAAAAGTAAATAGTTTTATTCAAGAAGTTCTCGGACATAGGTATTCATCTCACTCTTTTAGAGCAGGAATAATAACTGATATGTCAAAATCAATTAATCCAAAATTCATTAAAGAGTTCATTGGTCATAGTGATATAAAAACCACTATGAGATATATTAGACCAACAGATGAAGACTTGAAGAAATGTTTGATTAGATAA
- a CDS encoding tyrosine-type recombinase/integrase, whose product MVCKLVGQYKKINFFNNSDNLCNLKWSYIDFDKKILIIPRELMNVKNINLPDFKMPLTDEVINILKEQEIFSGHQEWIFLGNNNRDPINSETPNGALKRMGYNDERKGRKQRLYSFRGAFRSLIDTLDLENKFSFEIKEKALNHQEESKTVRAYTNQVDYVNRFIPLMNFWSDYLLSFKD is encoded by the coding sequence ATGGTATGCAAACTGGTTGGACAATATAAAAAAATAAATTTTTTTAATAATTCAGATAATTTATGTAATTTGAAATGGTCGTATATTGACTTTGATAAAAAGATTTTAATAATACCAAGAGAATTGATGAATGTGAAAAATATAAATTTACCTGATTTTAAAATGCCTTTAACTGATGAAGTTATAAATATTTTGAAAGAACAAGAAATTTTTTCAGGACATCAAGAATGGATATTTTTGGGTAACAACAATCGTGACCCAATTAATAGTGAAACTCCAAATGGAGCATTAAAAAGAATGGGTTACAATGATGAAAGAAAAGGTAGAAAACAAAGATTATATTCATTTCGTGGAGCATTTAGAAGTTTAATAGATACTTTAGATTTAGAAAATAAATTTAGCTTTGAAATAAAAGAAAAAGCACTTAATCATCAAGAAGAGTCAAAAACAGTTAGAGCATATACAAATCAAGTTGATTATGTTAATAGATTCATTCCTTTGATGAATTTTTGGAGTGATTATCTTTTGAGTTTCAAGGATTAA